From the genome of Nitrosomonas sp., one region includes:
- a CDS encoding SPOR domain-containing protein yields the protein MSRDYKSRKSTASSSGKGSLMLGIFIGYTLGILSTIGIWFYLEQVPSPFLPEEQIAGYDRPDDDIADKAQSDTSESSLENKHIAKVEEKAQFDFYNILPGKDESLAVYEIPQHIEQPVAEQPRAAEKPLAPVKPVPPPVAERRQIESASAAADTYYLQVGSFRNNADADNLKARLALLGVIASVQSADLSEKGVWYRVRVGPFTQKTGVDQVHSRLRENGIEAQFIKAR from the coding sequence ATGAGCCGCGATTACAAATCTCGTAAATCTACAGCATCCAGTAGTGGTAAAGGGTCATTGATGCTGGGAATATTTATTGGCTATACCTTGGGTATTTTGAGTACTATCGGTATATGGTTTTATCTGGAGCAGGTGCCAAGTCCATTTTTGCCAGAGGAGCAGATTGCCGGGTATGACAGGCCAGATGATGATATTGCTGATAAAGCGCAATCCGATACTTCCGAATCGTCTTTAGAGAACAAGCATATCGCCAAAGTGGAAGAAAAAGCACAATTTGATTTTTATAATATTTTGCCTGGCAAAGACGAGTCTCTTGCGGTGTACGAAATTCCGCAGCATATTGAACAACCCGTGGCAGAACAACCCAGAGCAGCTGAGAAACCGCTGGCGCCAGTAAAACCTGTGCCGCCACCTGTTGCGGAACGAAGACAAATTGAATCGGCCAGCGCTGCAGCGGATACCTACTATCTTCAAGTTGGATCGTTTCGTAACAATGCTGATGCAGACAACCTTAAGGCAAGACTTGCGCTTCTCGGTGTTATTGCATCAGTACAGTCAGCGGATTTGTCGGAAAAAGGCGTCTGGTATCGTGTGCGTGTCGGTCCATTTACGCAAAAGACCGGTGTGGATCAGGTGCATAGCAGATTGCGTGAGAATGGTATCGAAGCACAGTTTATCAAGGCCCGTTAA